One Ornithorhynchus anatinus isolate Pmale09 chromosome 2, mOrnAna1.pri.v4, whole genome shotgun sequence DNA segment encodes these proteins:
- the SAMD3 gene encoding sterile alpha motif domain-containing protein 3: METWSVEQVCDWLVQKHLGELVPRFREEEVNGTALLALNDRMVQQLVKKIGHQAVLMDLIKKYKQMGEELKSPGKFREPSFPKEPGAAQDSRDEQLCVPVSSVVRESSLLPSESPDGGHIDQRVLKQRKNAKHILARNKALQWTRCYILPEFPYDVKCMLMEQKCPDHSMRIRIIEFLQADMTKYLEGSLYPTTQQYNDVVNALLQAYPFLDEEGNGFFLWKRALKDRFKYVRRPIEDDEQVMRNKCKFGHRRGQTRKVLAETSCDEIQIVRIKEEEVNLDPEVDDHINWFKQEFVKTERNWQEVDDRMSRTLEIRRKMINNKTPLKEILKMFPFLKCPYQLFREFQLLTHTDIYKKTVEILEAYSENILTFFSVRDSPINVMLQEKLKQHTDEDILKYMKMTATCLLLPDVFGDNPSLFAAVNEEVQVLTPVLAVKHPFNIHACEFALYLEKEKLTQLDDCIMALAALTAAFHVFGIQFPRGLHHTLHFLETLIFDRRSPRPPSPKEKTFTVLTTEHLCPF; the protein is encoded by the exons ATGGAAACTTGGTCAGTGGAGCAGGTTTGCGACTGGCTTGTGCAGAAACATTTAGGAGAACTGGTTCCTAGATTTCGTG aggaagaggtgaatggAACTGCTCTCCTGGCTCTAAACGATCGGATGGTTCAGCAGCTGGTGAAGAAGATTGGCCATCAGGCTGTCCTCATGGATCTGATTAAGAAATACAAACAGATGGGCGAGGAACTTAAGTCACCTGGAAAGTTCAGAGAACCGAGTTTCCCAAAGGAGCCTGGAGCAGCTCAGGA CAGCAGGGATGAGCAGCTGTGTGTGCCTGTCAGTTCCGTGGTGAGGGAatcatctcttcttccttctgaaaGCCCAGATGGTGGACATATTGATCAAAGGGTCCTGAAGCAAAG aaaaaatgcGAAGCACATTCTAGCAAGGAACAAGGCTTTACAGTGGACCAGATGCTATATTTTGCCTGAGTTTCCCTATGACGTCAAGTGCATGTTAATGGAGCAAAAGTGTCCAGATCACAGCATGAGGATTAGGATTATTGAATTTTTACAGGCAGATATGACAAAGTACCTAGAAGGATCCTT GTACCCAACCACCCAACAGTACAATGATGTTGTCAATGCCCTGCTGCAGGCCTATCCATTCCTAGATGAAGAGGGGAATGGCTTT TTTCTATGGAAACGAGCCCTGAAAGATCGCTTCAAATATGTTCGGAGGCCGATAGAAGATGATGAACAGGTGATGAGAAACAAGTGTAAATTTGGCCACAGGAGGGGGCAGACAAGGAAGGTTTTGGCGGAAACAAGCTGTGATGAAATCCAGATTGTTCGGATAAAA GAAGAAGAGGTTAATTTAGACCCTGAGGTGGATGACCACATTAACTGGTTTAAGCAAGAATTCGTGAAAACAGAAAGGAATTGGCAAGAAGTGGATGACAGAATGAGCAGGACCCTGGAAATACGAAGAAAGATGATTAACAACAAAACACCTTTGAAGGAAATTCTCAAAATGTTTCCTTTCTTAAAGTGCCCTTATCAG CTCTTCAGGGAGTTCCAGCTCCTCACACATACAGATATTTATAAGAAAACAGTAGAGATTTTGGAGGCCTATTCAGAAAATATATTGACTTTCTTTTCAGTGAGAGATAGTCCAATTAATGTTATGCTGCAGGAAAAACTGAAACAACACACGGATGAAGACATTCTAAAAT ACATGAAGATGACTGCTACATGTTTGCTTCTGCCAGATGTCTTTGGCGATAATCCCAGTCTGTTTGCTGCTGTGAACGAAGAG GTGCAGGTGTTGACCCCTGTGTTAGCAGTTAAGCACCCCTTCAACATCCACGCCTGTGAATTTGCCTTGTACTTAGAAAAAGAAAAGCTGACCCAGTTGGATGACTGCATTATGGCCCTGGCTGCCTTGACAGCTGCGTTTCACGTGTTTGGGATCCAGTTTCCCAGAGGCTTGCACCATACACTCCACTTCCTGGAGACATTAATCTTCGATAGACGCAGTCCCAGGCCTCCCTCTCCAAAAGAAAAAACGTTCACAGTGTTAACGACTGAGCATTTATGCCCATTCTGA